In Desulfosediminicola ganghwensis, a single window of DNA contains:
- the qmoC gene encoding quinone-interacting membrane-bound oxidoreductase complex subunit QmoC, with the protein MNVQPDLQFIRSLKEAGGDTLKKCYQCATCSVACPLSSDEKPFPRKEMIWSQWGMKENLVADPDVFLCHQCGDCTANCPRGAKPGEVLGAIRSFAYTFYGWPAGLAKLCTSAKNLPMLIGIPAVIILIFWFLSGAMHIPSTEEFAKKGYQEFFGHWDFRWYAKNIAFIVFFMVPSLGLAVFSLFMGITKMWKAMSSNAGISSNFRPSVVGFFQDFLWPSLVETMKHSRFRECTVNTDRVKGHLPLVLAFIGLFIVTCWSLFKNDVLGLIWPHLHGPLSLIDPFKILANVSAVALLYGIWVLWNNRKEMEKKGEASNTFYDWFLIWEIMAVGITGLGAELIRLAGLPTLGYIVYYLHLVSVMMLFLYLPYTKFAHIAYRTTAMCFEKYRESSYAKNVNEL; encoded by the coding sequence ATGAATGTTCAACCGGATTTACAATTTATACGATCTCTGAAAGAGGCTGGAGGTGACACTTTAAAAAAGTGTTATCAGTGTGCAACATGTTCTGTTGCTTGTCCTCTTTCCAGTGATGAGAAACCATTTCCAAGAAAGGAAATGATTTGGTCCCAATGGGGTATGAAAGAAAATCTCGTTGCTGATCCCGATGTGTTTCTCTGTCACCAATGTGGTGATTGTACCGCTAACTGTCCACGTGGTGCCAAGCCAGGTGAGGTACTTGGTGCAATTCGTTCCTTTGCCTATACCTTCTACGGTTGGCCAGCCGGTCTGGCTAAGCTTTGCACAAGTGCAAAGAATCTGCCGATGTTGATTGGTATTCCTGCAGTTATCATCCTTATTTTCTGGTTTCTTTCTGGTGCGATGCATATTCCAAGCACTGAAGAGTTTGCCAAGAAAGGATATCAGGAGTTCTTTGGTCACTGGGACTTCAGGTGGTACGCAAAGAATATTGCTTTTATCGTATTCTTTATGGTGCCTTCGCTGGGCTTAGCTGTGTTCTCATTGTTTATGGGAATCACCAAGATGTGGAAGGCGATGAGCAGCAACGCTGGAATTAGCTCCAACTTCAGGCCATCTGTAGTAGGATTTTTTCAGGATTTCCTTTGGCCATCGCTTGTGGAAACCATGAAGCACAGCCGGTTTCGTGAGTGCACAGTGAACACAGACCGTGTAAAAGGTCATTTGCCTCTTGTGCTGGCCTTCATCGGACTGTTTATAGTTACCTGTTGGTCCTTGTTCAAGAACGATGTGCTGGGGCTTATCTGGCCACACCTCCACGGACCACTCTCCCTGATTGATCCGTTCAAAATTCTTGCTAATGTTTCTGCCGTTGCTCTTCTCTACGGTATTTGGGTTTTATGGAACAACCGCAAGGAAATGGAGAAAAAAGGTGAGGCAAGCAATACCTTCTATGACTGGTTCCTGATCTGGGAAATCATGGCAGTAGGTATAACCGGTCTTGGAGCTGAGCTTATTCGTCTCGCTGGTCTCCCTACCCTTGGCTATATCGTGTATTATCTGCATCTCGTATCGGTAATGATGCTGTTCCTGTATTTGCCATACACCAAATTCGCACATATCGCCTACAGAACCACAGCGATGTGTTTTGAGAAGTATCGCGAAAGTAGCTATGCAAAAAACGTTAATGAGCTGTAA
- a CDS encoding FAD-dependent oxidoreductase: MDKKYCAYICTGCGIGDALDIEALSEIVSGEMSMECKTHAYLCGKEGRAFIETDIADGVNTIVVGACSPRVMTNEFNFGDDKITVRANLREQVIWSEVKPAEGEEPHAEAAEFLQETASDYMRMACTRAKKTELAEAFKLETINKTIMVMGAGISGLTAAKEAAAAGYDVLVVEKEDEPGGKAKGWRKSFPSKSPWTDLEENPVAALLAEIEANEKITVKTATEVARISGAPGDFNVTFKDAGTTGEWDAPAKVTVDEQELIDKGQKEDPNAGLQKYTEIDPNATKVGAVVLATGWKPADVSQYEHLGHGKIPNVVTNAEFEKLAKEGKVPANVAFVQSPGGKDHDQDFPYCNSVTSMVALKQAQYVCQDNAEGKAYILYQHMRTPGSMELFYKAAQLNDGIFMTKGNVMQVGEAGGKVTVAVEDTLLGENLDLEVDMVVLAAGMEPTTLHENTINLAYRQGPAFNDLDLFDGYADSHFICFPYETRRTGIYACGGVRKAETMDEALDDATGAALKAVQCLESTDRGVSVHPRSGDATYPEFFMQRCTQCKRCTEECPFGALDDDEKGTPLPNPTRCRRCGTCMGACPERIIGFKDYNIDLIGSMVKAIEVPEDDDDRLRIVVFVCENDAYPALDMSGMKRNGLNHMVRFIPVRCLGSVNMAWIRDALSAGMDGAMLLGCTYGDDYQCHFVKGSEIASKRMENIGDTLSSLGLESERCAAEQVAITDYDKIPQIINDFVEEIVEMGPNPFKGF, encoded by the coding sequence ATGGATAAAAAATACTGTGCATATATTTGTACCGGGTGTGGCATCGGAGATGCGCTCGACATTGAGGCCCTTTCCGAGATTGTATCCGGTGAGATGTCCATGGAGTGCAAGACCCATGCATACCTCTGTGGCAAAGAGGGCAGGGCGTTCATCGAGACTGATATCGCTGACGGTGTTAACACCATAGTTGTAGGTGCCTGTTCTCCACGTGTTATGACGAACGAGTTCAACTTCGGTGATGATAAGATTACTGTTCGTGCAAACCTTCGTGAGCAGGTGATCTGGTCTGAGGTAAAACCTGCTGAAGGTGAAGAGCCCCATGCAGAAGCAGCAGAGTTTCTTCAGGAGACCGCTTCTGACTACATGAGAATGGCTTGTACCCGTGCCAAGAAGACCGAACTGGCAGAGGCATTTAAATTAGAGACCATCAACAAGACCATTATGGTCATGGGTGCTGGTATCTCCGGTCTTACTGCAGCAAAAGAGGCTGCCGCAGCCGGTTACGATGTACTGGTAGTTGAGAAAGAGGATGAGCCAGGCGGTAAGGCGAAAGGCTGGAGAAAGTCTTTCCCCTCCAAGTCACCCTGGACTGACCTCGAAGAGAATCCTGTTGCCGCCCTGCTGGCAGAGATTGAGGCAAACGAGAAGATAACTGTTAAGACTGCAACAGAGGTGGCACGTATCTCTGGTGCTCCTGGTGATTTTAACGTTACTTTTAAAGATGCCGGAACAACTGGTGAGTGGGATGCTCCTGCGAAGGTAACTGTTGATGAGCAGGAACTGATTGATAAAGGTCAGAAGGAAGACCCGAATGCAGGTCTCCAGAAGTATACCGAGATCGATCCTAACGCGACCAAAGTTGGTGCAGTTGTACTTGCCACCGGTTGGAAGCCTGCTGATGTCAGCCAGTATGAGCATCTCGGCCATGGCAAGATACCTAATGTTGTAACCAATGCCGAATTCGAGAAGCTTGCCAAAGAAGGAAAGGTTCCTGCAAATGTAGCCTTTGTTCAGAGTCCAGGTGGAAAAGACCATGATCAGGATTTTCCATACTGTAACTCTGTAACCTCCATGGTCGCTCTTAAGCAGGCTCAGTATGTCTGCCAGGATAATGCAGAAGGTAAAGCATATATTCTTTACCAGCATATGCGTACTCCAGGTTCCATGGAACTGTTTTACAAGGCTGCTCAGCTAAACGATGGTATTTTCATGACCAAAGGTAACGTGATGCAGGTCGGCGAGGCCGGCGGCAAGGTTACTGTGGCTGTTGAAGATACCCTGCTTGGCGAAAACCTTGATCTTGAAGTGGATATGGTTGTTCTTGCGGCAGGTATGGAGCCAACCACCCTGCATGAGAACACCATTAATCTTGCTTATCGCCAGGGACCAGCCTTTAACGATCTCGACCTGTTCGACGGTTATGCTGACTCTCATTTCATCTGTTTCCCATACGAGACCCGAAGAACAGGTATTTACGCCTGTGGTGGCGTTCGTAAGGCTGAGACCATGGATGAAGCGCTTGATGATGCAACCGGTGCTGCACTCAAAGCTGTTCAGTGCCTCGAGTCAACTGATCGCGGCGTATCTGTTCATCCTCGTTCCGGTGATGCAACCTACCCGGAATTTTTCATGCAGCGTTGTACCCAGTGTAAGCGTTGTACCGAGGAGTGTCCGTTCGGTGCTCTCGATGATGATGAAAAAGGTACTCCGCTGCCTAACCCGACCCGTTGTCGTAGATGTGGTACCTGTATGGGTGCATGTCCGGAACGTATTATCGGATTTAAGGATTACAACATTGATCTGATTGGTTCGATGGTTAAGGCCATTGAAGTACCTGAGGACGATGATGATAGACTGCGTATTGTCGTTTTTGTTTGCGAAAACGACGCTTACCCGGCACTCGATATGTCTGGTATGAAGCGTAATGGTCTCAATCATATGGTACGATTCATTCCTGTACGCTGTCTTGGTTCTGTGAATATGGCCTGGATCCGTGATGCTCTGTCTGCTGGTATGGACGGTGCTATGCTGCTTGGTTGTACTTATGGCGACGATTATCAGTGTCACTTTGTTAAAGGTTCCGAGATTGCTTCCAAGCGTATGGAAAATATCGGTGACACTCTCTCCAGTCTCGGCCTTGAGTCTGAGAGATGTGCTGCTGAGCAGGTTGCAATTACTGATTACGACAAGATTCCGCAGATCATTAACGATTTTGTCGAAGAGATCGTTGAAATGGGTCCGAACCCATTCAAAGGCTTCTAA
- a CDS encoding NAD(P)-binding protein, producing MTDEHGTNGAVLVVGGGISGLTAALETAEVGNDVFLVEKSPTFGGRVAQLNEYFPKMCPPSCGLEINFRRIKDNRKIRTYSMTTVKEVTGGPGNYEVTLEISPRYVNSNCTACGDCAVACPDEIDSDFNFGLGKTKAAYLPHAMAFPRRYVIAKDALSAEGAEAVKAACKYDAVDLDMQSETVTVNVGSIIWATGWEPYDATKMENLKFGQSDAIITNMMMERLAAPNGPTEGKILRPGDNKEIESIGFVQCAGSRDENHLEYCSHICCMATFKQMSYVREQYPDAKIYVFYIDLRTPGKYEKFREARMNDANAEFIKGKVADILIEEDGGVTLIAENAVTMEKISQKVDLAVLATGMQPSLDVQGAPVALQMDSNGFVITDAEKAMIAAGCAKKAADVVTTTQNSTAAALKAIQVSRR from the coding sequence ATGACTGACGAGCATGGCACCAATGGTGCAGTATTGGTCGTAGGCGGAGGAATCAGTGGCCTCACAGCTGCCCTTGAGACCGCCGAAGTCGGAAACGACGTATTCCTGGTCGAAAAGAGCCCAACCTTTGGTGGTCGGGTAGCCCAGCTGAATGAGTATTTTCCGAAGATGTGTCCACCTAGTTGTGGACTCGAAATCAACTTCCGGCGGATTAAAGACAACCGTAAGATCCGTACATATTCCATGACCACCGTGAAAGAAGTCACCGGTGGCCCTGGCAATTATGAAGTTACACTGGAAATCAGCCCACGTTACGTAAACAGCAATTGTACCGCTTGCGGTGACTGTGCTGTTGCCTGCCCTGATGAGATCGACAGTGATTTCAATTTTGGTCTTGGCAAGACGAAAGCTGCTTATCTTCCGCACGCTATGGCGTTTCCACGTCGTTATGTTATTGCCAAAGACGCTCTTTCTGCCGAGGGTGCAGAGGCGGTTAAGGCTGCTTGCAAATATGATGCTGTTGACCTCGATATGCAGTCCGAGACAGTAACAGTCAACGTTGGCTCGATTATCTGGGCCACAGGCTGGGAACCATATGATGCAACTAAGATGGAGAACCTCAAGTTTGGCCAGTCTGATGCCATCATCACCAATATGATGATGGAGCGTCTTGCTGCTCCGAACGGTCCTACCGAGGGTAAGATCCTCCGTCCTGGCGACAACAAGGAAATCGAGTCTATTGGTTTTGTTCAGTGTGCTGGCTCCCGTGATGAAAATCATCTCGAGTACTGCTCGCACATCTGTTGTATGGCAACTTTCAAGCAGATGTCCTACGTCCGTGAGCAGTATCCTGATGCCAAAATCTATGTTTTCTATATAGATCTGCGTACCCCAGGAAAATACGAGAAATTCCGTGAAGCCCGTATGAATGATGCAAACGCCGAGTTTATTAAAGGCAAGGTTGCAGATATTCTGATCGAGGAAGATGGCGGTGTAACTCTTATCGCAGAAAACGCTGTTACCATGGAGAAGATCTCCCAGAAGGTCGATCTGGCAGTCCTGGCAACCGGAATGCAGCCATCACTTGATGTACAGGGTGCACCTGTTGCCTTGCAGATGGACAGCAACGGTTTCGTAATCACTGATGCAGAGAAGGCAATGATTGCTGCAGGTTGTGCTAAAAAAGCAGCAGACGTTGTTACAACTACTCAGAATTCCACTGCCGCTGCCTTGAAGGCAATTCAGGTTTCCAGGAGGTAA
- the aprA gene encoding adenylyl-sulfate reductase subunit alpha, with translation MALPNKPKGELLAVVDPEVVEHDVDVLIVGGGMAACGTAFEIKKWAPEDMKIMLVDKASLERSGAVAQGLSAINTYIGENPIENYVKMVRNDLMGVVREDLIYDCGRHVDESVKLFEEWGLPVWKKDADGENLDGSKPAPTLREGGQPVRTGKWQIMINGESYKCIVAEPAATALGADNILERVFIVKMLLDKNKPNQIAGAVGFSTRENKVHVFRCKTAMVACGGAVNIFRPRSTGEGKGRAWYPVWNAGSTYTMCAQVGATLTMMENRFTPARFKDGYGPVGAWFLLFKAKVANGLGEFYAMGDAAKEELSKFMPYGQSAVTPTCLRNHLMINELKEGRGPIYMATDVALNAFLDERKEAGMDEKSLKKFWKHLESEAWEDFLDMSVGQAGLWAGMNIEPEKVGSEIMPTEPYMLGSHSGCCGIWTSGPEEEWVPDVQNDSRAHKYKWGYNRMTTVDGLFTAGDGVGASGHKFSSGSHAEGRIAAKQMVKFCRDNADFTPELMQTPQELADEIYAPVKRYNEFKDASTAEDVNPNYCKPAGMMMRLMKATDEYGGGVATYYMTSGKLLNICLDLLQMLREDAEKMGAGDLHELMRAWENYHRIWCVETHIRHIEFRKESRYPGFYYRSDFPTCDDENWKCFVNSTFNPETKEWLCEKVEVINIVETEPWI, from the coding sequence ATGGCATTACCAAATAAACCCAAAGGTGAGTTGCTTGCAGTTGTCGATCCTGAGGTAGTAGAGCATGATGTTGATGTTCTCATCGTCGGTGGTGGTATGGCTGCTTGTGGAACCGCTTTCGAGATCAAGAAGTGGGCTCCTGAAGATATGAAAATCATGCTCGTGGATAAAGCTTCCCTCGAGCGTTCTGGTGCTGTTGCCCAGGGTCTTTCTGCTATTAACACCTACATTGGTGAGAATCCGATCGAGAACTACGTAAAAATGGTTCGTAACGATCTGATGGGCGTTGTACGTGAAGATCTTATTTACGACTGCGGTCGTCACGTAGATGAGTCTGTTAAACTGTTCGAGGAGTGGGGTCTGCCAGTATGGAAGAAAGATGCTGACGGCGAGAACCTCGACGGTTCCAAGCCTGCTCCAACCCTGCGTGAAGGCGGACAGCCTGTGCGTACCGGTAAATGGCAGATCATGATCAACGGTGAGTCTTACAAGTGTATCGTTGCAGAGCCTGCAGCAACCGCACTTGGCGCAGACAACATCCTTGAGCGTGTATTCATCGTTAAGATGTTGCTTGACAAGAACAAGCCAAACCAGATCGCTGGTGCGGTAGGTTTCTCCACCCGTGAGAACAAAGTACACGTTTTCCGTTGCAAAACTGCAATGGTAGCTTGTGGTGGTGCGGTTAACATTTTCCGCCCACGTTCTACCGGTGAGGGTAAAGGACGTGCATGGTACCCAGTATGGAACGCAGGTTCCACCTACACCATGTGTGCTCAGGTTGGTGCTACCCTGACCATGATGGAAAACCGTTTCACCCCAGCCCGTTTCAAAGATGGTTACGGTCCTGTTGGTGCTTGGTTCCTTCTGTTCAAAGCGAAAGTTGCTAACGGTCTGGGCGAGTTCTACGCAATGGGCGATGCTGCTAAAGAAGAGCTTTCCAAGTTCATGCCTTACGGTCAGTCTGCGGTTACCCCGACCTGTCTGCGTAACCACTTGATGATCAACGAGCTGAAAGAAGGCCGTGGTCCTATCTACATGGCTACCGACGTTGCTCTTAACGCTTTCCTTGACGAGCGTAAAGAAGCAGGTATGGATGAGAAGTCCCTCAAGAAGTTCTGGAAACACCTCGAGTCTGAGGCGTGGGAAGACTTCCTGGATATGTCCGTTGGTCAGGCAGGTCTCTGGGCTGGTATGAACATCGAGCCTGAGAAAGTAGGTTCTGAGATTATGCCAACCGAACCATACATGCTTGGATCTCACTCCGGTTGTTGTGGTATCTGGACCTCTGGTCCGGAAGAAGAGTGGGTACCAGATGTACAGAATGACTCCCGTGCTCACAAGTACAAGTGGGGCTACAACCGTATGACCACCGTTGACGGTCTGTTCACCGCTGGTGATGGTGTTGGTGCTTCCGGTCATAAGTTCTCCTCCGGTTCCCATGCTGAGGGTCGTATTGCTGCTAAGCAGATGGTTAAATTCTGCCGCGACAATGCTGACTTCACCCCAGAGCTCATGCAGACTCCTCAGGAGCTTGCTGATGAGATCTACGCTCCAGTTAAGCGCTACAACGAGTTCAAGGATGCATCTACCGCTGAAGATGTGAATCCGAACTACTGCAAGCCTGCTGGTATGATGATGCGTCTCATGAAGGCTACCGATGAGTACGGTGGTGGTGTTGCTACCTACTACATGACTTCTGGTAAACTTCTGAACATCTGTCTGGATCTCCTCCAGATGCTTCGTGAAGATGCTGAGAAGATGGGCGCTGGTGACCTCCATGAGCTGATGAGAGCTTGGGAGAACTATCACCGCATCTGGTGTGTTGAGACCCATATCCGTCACATCGAGTTCCGTAAAGAGTCCCGTTACCCAGGATTCTACTACAGATCTGATTTCCCGACCTGTGATGACGAGAACTGGAAGTGCTTCGTTAACTCCACCTTCAACCCAGAGACCAAAGAGTGGCTCTGTGAGAAGGTTGAGGTTATCAACATCGTTGAGACCGAACCTTGGATCTAA
- the aprB gene encoding adenylyl-sulfate reductase subunit beta produces the protein MPSYVDPSKCDGCKGGDKTACMYICPNDLMVLEKGEMKAYNQEPDACWECYSCVKICPQGAIFVRGYDDFVPMGGQVHPMRSADSIMWTVKFRNGAMKRFKFPVRTTAEGAANAYVGETGANLDDECLLLESDLPTPK, from the coding sequence ATGCCAAGTTATGTAGATCCTTCCAAGTGTGATGGCTGCAAGGGTGGAGACAAGACCGCATGCATGTACATCTGTCCGAACGACCTGATGGTACTCGAAAAAGGCGAAATGAAAGCCTACAATCAGGAACCGGATGCATGCTGGGAGTGCTACTCCTGTGTCAAGATTTGCCCGCAGGGTGCTATTTTCGTTCGTGGTTACGATGACTTCGTACCTATGGGCGGCCAGGTTCACCCAATGCGTAGTGCAGATTCCATCATGTGGACCGTTAAATTCCGTAACGGCGCAATGAAGCGTTTCAAATTCCCAGTGCGTACCACCGCTGAGGGTGCTGCTAACGCATACGTTGGCGAGACAGGTGCGAACCTCGATGACGAGTGTCTCCTTCTCGAAAGCGATCTCCCGACTCCTAAGTAA
- a CDS encoding DNA translocase FtsK: MTQNKEQSRPGFKQEFVAVLGIFSSLFLFLSLLSASLDTGSSWCGEIGLLIAQVLFGFVGWGGYLLAVLLLLLSALFFSPRMSFERLPQVTLGLTGAVISFCGLLSATAFYEPDYIERGGFLGRSFFSLASSLMGNGGTLLVLIFIFLLSLMLSTQFSPYRLLVLLGATARSLFRFVWNACKKKEHVPVRAGGKQKLLKPERDAKPVIETALLPASSKPLVKELPQKVVESAKDDEFAMTQLARGDWKLPPLSLLAKNEQEQEKVDHEVYYKVSKQLEQKLKNFGVSGSVVGISPGPVVTTYEFSPAPGIKINKIVGLADDLALGLKAKSVRVVGSIPGKAALGIEIPNENRQIVYIRDLLGAKQYRSNSSKLTIALGLDVIGNIAVGNLAKMPHLLIAGATGAGKSVGINTIIASILYNATPDEVRFLMIDPKRIELSGYEGIPHLLHPVVVDPKLASRALNWAVREMERRYKMLEEAKVKSFDSYNKTAEEKMPYIVVIVDELADLMMVASKDVEAAIARLAQMARAAGIHLILATQRPSVDVLTGLIKANFPTRISFRVSSKIDSRTILDTSGAEHLLGAGDMLYLAPGGSSLQRIHGAYISEKETSEIVEFLKKQGESTYDDTIIEEIEKESAGGGENGDEDYDERYDEAVQFITESGQASISSLQRRLRVGYNRAARMIETMEKEGLVGPADGAKPREVLARKSYS; encoded by the coding sequence ATGACTCAAAACAAAGAGCAGTCTCGCCCCGGATTCAAACAGGAATTCGTGGCTGTTCTCGGCATATTTTCCTCTCTATTTCTTTTCCTGAGCCTTCTCTCAGCAAGTCTTGATACCGGTTCCAGCTGGTGTGGTGAGATAGGTCTTCTCATAGCACAGGTTTTATTTGGTTTTGTCGGCTGGGGTGGGTACCTTCTGGCCGTTCTTCTCCTGCTGCTTTCGGCATTGTTCTTCAGCCCGCGCATGTCTTTTGAGCGCCTTCCCCAGGTTACTCTCGGTCTCACAGGTGCAGTTATATCCTTCTGTGGTCTGCTTTCTGCTACAGCGTTCTATGAGCCTGATTATATCGAACGGGGAGGTTTCCTCGGTAGGTCGTTTTTCTCTCTCGCCAGCTCATTGATGGGAAATGGCGGGACTTTGCTGGTCTTGATTTTTATTTTCCTTCTGTCACTGATGCTTTCAACCCAGTTTTCACCATACCGATTGTTGGTGCTGCTTGGAGCTACTGCCAGGAGTTTATTCAGATTTGTCTGGAATGCGTGCAAGAAAAAAGAGCATGTTCCTGTCAGGGCTGGAGGCAAACAAAAACTTCTGAAGCCAGAACGTGATGCGAAACCGGTTATAGAAACTGCGTTACTGCCGGCAAGTAGTAAACCCTTGGTCAAGGAACTGCCACAAAAGGTTGTTGAGTCAGCAAAGGATGATGAATTTGCCATGACCCAATTGGCTCGAGGTGACTGGAAACTGCCACCGCTCTCCCTGCTCGCCAAAAACGAGCAGGAGCAGGAGAAGGTTGATCATGAGGTGTATTACAAGGTCTCCAAACAGTTGGAACAAAAGCTCAAGAATTTTGGTGTTTCCGGCAGTGTGGTCGGCATTTCCCCGGGGCCGGTTGTTACCACCTACGAATTTTCGCCGGCACCTGGTATCAAAATAAATAAAATTGTCGGGCTTGCTGATGACCTGGCCCTCGGGCTGAAAGCAAAATCGGTGCGTGTGGTCGGCTCCATTCCGGGTAAAGCCGCTCTTGGTATTGAGATTCCTAACGAGAACAGGCAAATAGTCTATATCCGTGATCTGCTTGGTGCGAAACAGTACAGAAGCAACTCTTCAAAGCTCACCATCGCACTTGGTCTTGATGTGATCGGTAATATAGCTGTGGGCAATCTGGCAAAGATGCCGCATTTACTTATTGCAGGTGCAACCGGAGCAGGAAAGTCGGTAGGAATCAACACCATAATAGCTTCAATATTATATAATGCGACGCCTGATGAGGTGCGCTTTTTGATGATTGACCCTAAACGCATTGAGCTGTCAGGGTATGAAGGCATTCCGCATCTGCTTCACCCGGTGGTAGTTGATCCCAAACTTGCTTCCCGGGCATTGAACTGGGCGGTGCGTGAGATGGAACGTCGCTACAAGATGCTTGAAGAAGCAAAAGTGAAATCCTTTGATTCTTACAACAAGACGGCAGAGGAGAAAATGCCGTATATTGTTGTGATTGTAGATGAATTAGCCGATTTGATGATGGTGGCATCCAAGGATGTGGAAGCGGCTATTGCCAGGCTTGCCCAGATGGCTCGCGCCGCAGGTATTCACCTTATTCTTGCAACCCAGAGGCCATCAGTTGATGTTTTGACCGGTCTAATCAAAGCAAACTTCCCTACTCGAATCTCCTTTCGGGTTTCTTCCAAGATCGACTCACGTACTATTCTCGATACCAGCGGGGCAGAACATCTGCTTGGTGCTGGTGATATGCTTTACCTTGCACCGGGAGGTTCGAGTCTGCAGCGGATTCATGGCGCGTATATCTCTGAGAAAGAAACTTCTGAAATTGTCGAGTTTCTCAAAAAGCAGGGAGAGTCGACATATGACGACACGATTATTGAGGAGATTGAAAAAGAATCGGCAGGTGGCGGGGAGAATGGCGATGAGGATTATGACGAAAGATATGATGAGGCTGTCCAGTTCATTACGGAGTCAGGTCAGGCTTCAATTTCTTCCCTGCAGAGAAGGTTACGGGTTGGCTACAACAGGGCCGCAAGAATGATTGAGACCATGGAAAAGGAAGGGTTGGTAGGGCCTGCGGATGGTGCGAAACCAAGGGAGGTACTTGCACGTAAAAGCTACTCGTGA
- the nusB gene encoding transcription antitermination factor NusB — translation MGVRRKAREAALQFLFQEDFMLEEGHQVENFLERFDSFCTLYQVNRKARPYAQQLLVGILRDRIEIDTCIEQAASNWRLARIAATDRNILRLAVFEMMSADEIPDQVAINEAVEIAKRFAGDESPAFINGVLDAVKTSIRS, via the coding sequence ATGGGAGTTCGTCGAAAAGCCCGTGAGGCCGCCCTGCAGTTTCTCTTTCAAGAGGACTTTATGCTGGAGGAAGGTCACCAGGTAGAAAACTTTTTAGAACGGTTTGATTCTTTCTGTACCTTGTATCAGGTGAACAGGAAAGCACGACCGTATGCGCAGCAGCTACTTGTGGGCATCCTGAGGGACCGCATCGAAATTGATACCTGTATTGAGCAGGCAGCCAGTAACTGGCGGCTGGCCAGAATTGCGGCTACAGATCGCAATATACTGCGTCTGGCCGTATTTGAGATGATGTCCGCTGATGAGATTCCCGATCAGGTAGCAATAAACGAGGCAGTTGAAATCGCTAAGCGATTTGCCGGTGATGAATCTCCGGCCTTTATTAATGGTGTCCTCGACGCTGTAAAAACCTCAATCAGGTCATAG
- the ribE gene encoding 6,7-dimethyl-8-ribityllumazine synthase: MANFIEGNLKADGKKFGIIVARFNSFVADKLLEGAIDSLVRSGALDNDIDVVRVPGAFEIPLAAKKLAGTQKYDAIITLGAVIRGATPHFDVVVNEASKGTAQVSLESGIPVLFGVLTTETIEQAIERSGTKAGNKGAEVAIAAIEMANLLENID, encoded by the coding sequence ATGGCTAATTTTATTGAGGGGAACCTCAAAGCTGATGGCAAAAAATTCGGCATAATTGTTGCGCGATTCAACTCATTTGTTGCCGATAAATTGCTTGAAGGCGCAATCGATTCCCTGGTTCGTTCCGGTGCACTGGACAATGATATTGATGTTGTTCGGGTACCCGGTGCTTTCGAGATTCCTCTTGCTGCCAAGAAGCTCGCAGGAACACAAAAGTATGACGCAATCATAACTCTTGGTGCCGTTATCCGTGGCGCGACCCCTCATTTTGACGTGGTTGTCAATGAGGCATCCAAGGGTACTGCCCAGGTGAGTCTTGAAAGCGGCATCCCTGTTCTTTTCGGTGTCCTTACCACCGAGACTATTGAGCAGGCAATTGAACGCAGTGGTACCAAGGCCGGTAACAAGGGTGCTGAGGTTGCCATCGCTGCCATTGAGATGGCGAACCTGCTTGAAAATATTGACTGA